In Streptomyces sp. NBC_00433, a single genomic region encodes these proteins:
- a CDS encoding M14 family zinc carboxypeptidase, protein MSQFTVDAYPGVAGVVAAASAFVRFRPGLCSLRVAGRSREGRPLHLLTVGLDRPRVRNVLVVAGPHSDERVGAASALRIAERVALDPHLHVGSDAAWHFLLCLDPDGTARTEAGPPVRRTPADHFRHAYRPPADEQPEWAPSIRPADDQLPESQALIRLIDELRPVLQCSLHGNDIGGSWVQLTRDLPGLAERLGKLSAERDVPVQTGTYDALYWRSSGPGVYLMPDPGERAQFDSLPEDVSRSTWIRPHTHDGMTALFEVPMWASPGVSDSSPHPDPARALADLAVLLRHQSGLNRTTLSELRQAVPRLSADEARLLRVADGLVAMGPRVAEEWEGLHQSPVRLSRAHVAALDIAARRMSLRAAGALLQILAPSPLPDAARLRAAATRRLSRWADELAASHDLTWLPVPTQVDLQSETVLTTFRLLPR, encoded by the coding sequence GTGAGCCAATTCACGGTCGATGCGTATCCGGGCGTCGCGGGGGTCGTCGCAGCGGCCTCCGCGTTCGTCCGGTTCCGGCCGGGACTGTGCTCCCTGCGGGTGGCCGGCCGGTCGCGGGAGGGCCGCCCGCTGCATCTGCTCACCGTCGGCCTCGACCGGCCCCGGGTACGCAACGTCCTGGTCGTCGCGGGGCCGCACTCCGACGAGCGGGTCGGAGCCGCGAGCGCGTTGCGGATCGCCGAGCGCGTCGCGCTCGACCCGCACCTGCACGTCGGCTCCGACGCGGCCTGGCACTTCCTGCTCTGCCTCGACCCCGACGGCACCGCCCGCACCGAAGCCGGGCCCCCCGTCCGCCGCACCCCCGCGGACCACTTCCGCCACGCCTACCGGCCGCCGGCCGACGAACAGCCCGAATGGGCGCCCTCGATCCGCCCGGCCGACGACCAGCTCCCCGAGTCCCAGGCGCTGATCAGGCTCATCGACGAGCTGCGCCCGGTGCTCCAGTGCTCGTTGCACGGCAACGACATCGGCGGCAGCTGGGTCCAGCTCACCCGTGACCTGCCAGGGCTCGCGGAACGCCTCGGCAAGCTCTCCGCCGAGCGGGACGTGCCCGTCCAGACCGGCACCTACGACGCCCTCTACTGGCGCTCCTCAGGCCCCGGCGTCTACCTCATGCCGGACCCCGGCGAACGCGCCCAGTTCGACAGCCTGCCCGAGGACGTCAGCCGGTCCACGTGGATACGGCCGCACACCCACGACGGGATGACCGCGCTGTTCGAGGTGCCGATGTGGGCGAGCCCCGGCGTCTCCGACTCCAGCCCCCACCCCGACCCCGCCCGCGCCCTCGCCGACCTCGCGGTCCTGCTGCGGCACCAGTCCGGGCTGAACCGCACGACGCTCTCCGAACTGCGGCAGGCGGTGCCCCGGCTCTCGGCCGACGAGGCCCGGCTGCTGCGCGTGGCCGACGGGCTCGTCGCGATGGGCCCGCGGGTCGCCGAGGAATGGGAAGGGCTGCACCAGTCGCCCGTACGGCTGTCCCGCGCGCACGTGGCCGCACTCGACATCGCGGCCCGCCGCATGTCCCTGCGAGCCGCGGGCGCTCTCCTGCAGATCCTCGCGCCTTCCCCCCTGCCCGACGCGGCACGCCTCCGCGCCGCGGCCACCCGCCGCCTCTCCCGCTGGGCGGACGAGCTGGCCGCGAGCCACGACCTGACCTGGCTCCCCGTCCCGACCCAGGTCGACCTCCAGTCCGAAACCGTCCTCACCACTTTCCGCCTCCTCCCGCGCTAA
- a CDS encoding aspartate-semialdehyde dehydrogenase gives MRIGIVGATGQVGGVVRKVLAERAFPVKELRLFASARSAGLTLPWDGGEVTVEDAGTADYSGLDIVIFSAGGATSRALAEKVAAQGAVVIDNSSAWRRDPDVPLVVSEVNPHALADRPKGIVANPNCTTMAAMPVLKPLHQEAGLVALVATTYQAVSGSGLSGVAELHGQAREVAGDADRLTFDGGAVAFPEPAVYARPIAFNVVPLAGSLVDDGSFETDEEQKLRHESRKILEIPDLKVSGTCVRVPVFSGHSLQVNARFAREISVERAYELLAQAPGVEVSDIPTPLQAAGRDPSYVGRIRRDETVEHGLALFLSSDNLRKGAALNAVQIAELVAAEL, from the coding sequence ATGAGGATCGGAATCGTCGGAGCGACCGGGCAGGTCGGCGGAGTCGTACGCAAGGTGCTGGCCGAGCGCGCCTTCCCGGTGAAGGAGCTGCGGCTCTTCGCCTCGGCGCGGTCCGCGGGCCTCACGCTGCCGTGGGACGGCGGCGAGGTCACCGTGGAGGACGCCGGCACCGCCGACTACAGCGGGCTCGACATCGTGATCTTCTCGGCCGGCGGCGCCACCAGCCGCGCCCTCGCGGAGAAGGTCGCCGCCCAGGGCGCCGTCGTGATCGACAACTCCTCCGCCTGGCGCCGCGACCCCGACGTCCCGCTCGTCGTCTCCGAGGTCAACCCGCACGCCCTGGCCGACCGCCCCAAGGGCATCGTCGCCAACCCGAACTGCACCACGATGGCCGCGATGCCGGTCCTCAAGCCACTGCACCAGGAAGCCGGCCTGGTGGCGCTGGTCGCCACCACCTACCAGGCCGTCTCCGGCTCCGGCCTGTCCGGTGTGGCCGAGCTGCACGGCCAGGCCCGCGAGGTCGCCGGCGACGCCGACCGCCTCACCTTCGACGGCGGCGCGGTCGCCTTCCCCGAGCCCGCCGTCTACGCCCGGCCCATCGCCTTCAACGTCGTCCCGCTCGCCGGGTCCCTCGTCGACGACGGCAGCTTCGAGACCGACGAGGAGCAGAAGCTGCGGCACGAGTCCCGCAAGATCCTGGAGATCCCCGACCTCAAGGTGTCCGGCACCTGCGTCCGGGTGCCGGTCTTCTCCGGCCACTCCCTCCAGGTCAACGCGAGGTTCGCCCGCGAGATCAGTGTGGAGCGGGCGTATGAGCTGCTCGCGCAGGCGCCGGGGGTCGAGGTGTCGGACATCCCCACTCCGCTGCAGGCCGCGGGGCGCGACCCCTCGTACGTCGGGCGCATCCGGCGCGACGAGACCGTCGAGCACGGGCTGGCGCTTTTCCTGTCCAGCGACAACCTGCGGAAGGGCGCCGCCCTCAACGCGGTGCAGATCGCGGAGCTGGTCGCCGCCGAGCTCTGA